The following are encoded together in the Nocardioides okcheonensis genome:
- a CDS encoding 2'-5' RNA ligase family protein: MPRMHAIELLPDEAGAEVVRRDWQALRDAGLPSQLDHRGPTNTPHVTVLAAPALRAEDEQVAARVLGPLLPRSVRAAGLALLGGNRVTVVRLLDVDDDLVRAVLDVRAEVPDPQHLGWLPHATLARRVPRADVPAVLDVLGHADASISLAGLRRWDPDAGAVRDL; the protein is encoded by the coding sequence ATGCCCCGCATGCACGCGATCGAGCTGCTGCCCGACGAGGCCGGCGCCGAGGTCGTACGCCGTGACTGGCAGGCCCTGCGCGACGCCGGGCTCCCCTCCCAGCTCGACCACCGCGGCCCCACCAACACCCCGCACGTGACCGTCCTCGCCGCTCCCGCGCTCCGCGCCGAGGACGAGCAGGTGGCCGCGCGCGTGCTGGGCCCGCTGCTCCCCCGCTCCGTGCGGGCGGCCGGGCTCGCCCTCCTCGGTGGCAACCGCGTCACCGTCGTCCGCCTGCTCGACGTCGACGACGACCTGGTCCGGGCGGTGCTCGACGTACGCGCCGAGGTGCCCGACCCCCAGCACCTCGGCTGGCTGCCGCACGCCACGCTCGCCCGCCGGGTGCCGCGCGCCGACGTGCCGGCCGTGCTCGACGTGCTGGGCCACGCCGACGCGTCGATCAGCCTCGCCGGACTGCGCCGCTGGGACCCCGACGCGGGGGCCGTGCGCGACCTCTGA
- a CDS encoding MarR family winged helix-turn-helix transcriptional regulator yields MRDEVDDLVEAWGRERGDLDLAPVEVFSRISRLARHLDLARRDAFTAHGIESWEFDVLAALRRAGAPYELSPGRLLRETLVTSGTMTNRVDRLAARGLVERLPDPKDRRGVLVRLTIEGKAAVDGAFEALLRAEADLLADLPDADRARLAGLLRSLLAPFS; encoded by the coding sequence ATGCGAGACGAGGTGGACGACCTGGTCGAGGCCTGGGGCCGCGAACGCGGCGACCTGGACCTCGCGCCCGTCGAGGTGTTCTCCCGCATCAGCCGGCTCGCCCGACACCTCGACCTCGCGCGCCGCGACGCCTTCACCGCGCACGGCATCGAGTCGTGGGAGTTCGACGTCCTGGCCGCGCTGCGGCGGGCGGGAGCGCCCTACGAGCTCTCCCCCGGCCGGCTGCTGCGCGAGACGCTGGTGACCAGCGGCACGATGACCAACCGGGTCGACCGGCTGGCCGCGCGTGGCCTCGTCGAGCGGTTGCCAGACCCCAAGGACCGCCGCGGCGTGCTCGTGCGGTTGACCATCGAGGGCAAGGCGGCCGTCGACGGCGCGTTCGAGGCGCTGCTGCGCGCCGAGGCCGACCTCCTCGCCGACCTCCCGGACGCCGACCGCGCCCGGCTCGCCGGCCTCCTGCGCTCGCTGCTCGCGCCCTTCAGCTGA
- a CDS encoding amino acid ABC transporter permease, with the protein MAASVLFDAPGPATRARHRTYGIATVVGLLALLGWVVWRFNETGQFEYAKWEPFLTPRYIQAILVDGLLVTLQMAASAILGAVVFGLVFGVGKLSDHAIVRWPCWLVVEFFRAVPVILLIVFVFYSVVSGMDELSRRTYWAVVIALTLYNGAVLAEVFRAGVNAVPRGQAEAAYAVGMRKYQVMTLILLPQAVKIMIPAIISQMVVALKDTSLGYVVAGLGLTRVAKAIYPQFANHVPTIIVIAAIYIVVNLLLTLVATWAQKRLVGERKVLEVGMVGEAKVGGSAPFYKGDTGGGPA; encoded by the coding sequence ATGGCCGCCAGTGTCCTGTTCGACGCCCCCGGTCCCGCGACCCGCGCGCGGCACCGCACGTACGGCATCGCCACCGTCGTCGGCCTCCTCGCGCTGCTCGGCTGGGTCGTGTGGCGCTTCAACGAGACCGGCCAGTTCGAGTACGCCAAGTGGGAGCCGTTCCTGACCCCGCGCTACATCCAGGCGATCCTGGTCGACGGCCTGCTGGTCACCCTGCAGATGGCGGCGAGCGCGATCCTGGGCGCGGTCGTCTTCGGCCTGGTCTTCGGCGTCGGCAAGCTCTCCGACCACGCGATCGTGCGCTGGCCGTGCTGGCTGGTCGTCGAGTTCTTCCGCGCCGTGCCGGTGATCCTGCTGATCGTCTTCGTCTTCTACTCGGTCGTCAGCGGCATGGACGAGCTGTCCCGCCGCACCTACTGGGCGGTCGTCATCGCGCTGACCCTCTACAACGGGGCCGTGCTGGCCGAGGTCTTCCGCGCCGGCGTCAACGCCGTCCCGCGCGGCCAGGCCGAGGCGGCGTACGCCGTCGGGATGCGCAAGTACCAGGTGATGACGCTGATCCTGCTGCCGCAGGCGGTGAAGATCATGATCCCGGCGATCATCAGCCAGATGGTCGTGGCGCTCAAGGACACCAGCCTCGGCTACGTCGTCGCGGGCCTCGGCCTCACGCGCGTCGCGAAGGCGATCTATCCGCAGTTCGCCAACCACGTGCCGACGATCATCGTCATCGCCGCGATCTACATCGTGGTCAACCTGCTGCTGACCCTCGTCGCCACCTGGGCGCAGAAGCGGCTCGTGGGCGAGCGGAAGGTGCTCGAGGTCGGGATGGTCGGCGAGGCCAAGGTCGGCGGATCCGCGCCGTTCTACAAGGGCGACACCGGCGGCGGGCCCGCCTAG
- a CDS encoding glutamate ABC transporter substrate-binding protein codes for MRFTRTKAIIATAGLALSLAACGNAGEETEGPDVEAAENAADNFDDGTRMKELADAGTIKIGVKYDQPGLGFKDAASDTPTGFDVEMAKQLAASLGITGDDIEWVETISDNREPFLEDGTVDLVLASYSITDDRRKVVGQAGPYLVTGQQLLVPADSDVASTDDLAGQEVCSVTGSTSLENVKAEGMKPVGFDTYSECVEKVLDGTVQAMSTDGTILAGYAAQNEGELKVVGDEFSEERIGVGYSIDRPEMCQWIVDTITDAYDSGAYEEAFTATLGPSGVEVPELPEMDACA; via the coding sequence ATGAGATTCACCAGGACCAAGGCGATCATCGCCACGGCGGGATTGGCCCTGTCGCTCGCTGCCTGCGGCAACGCCGGCGAGGAGACGGAAGGCCCGGACGTCGAGGCGGCCGAGAACGCGGCCGACAACTTCGACGACGGCACCCGGATGAAGGAGCTGGCCGACGCCGGCACCATCAAGATCGGCGTGAAGTACGACCAGCCGGGCCTCGGCTTCAAGGACGCGGCCTCCGACACCCCCACCGGCTTCGACGTCGAGATGGCCAAGCAGCTCGCGGCGAGCCTCGGCATCACCGGCGACGACATCGAGTGGGTCGAGACGATCTCCGACAACCGCGAGCCCTTCCTCGAGGACGGCACCGTCGACCTCGTGCTGGCGTCGTACTCGATCACCGACGACCGCCGCAAGGTCGTCGGCCAGGCCGGCCCGTACCTGGTCACCGGCCAGCAGCTGCTGGTGCCGGCGGACAGCGACGTGGCGTCGACCGACGACCTCGCCGGCCAGGAGGTCTGCTCGGTCACCGGCTCGACCTCGCTGGAGAACGTCAAGGCCGAGGGCATGAAGCCGGTCGGCTTCGACACCTACTCCGAGTGCGTGGAGAAGGTGCTCGACGGCACGGTCCAGGCCATGTCGACCGACGGCACGATCCTCGCCGGCTACGCCGCGCAGAACGAGGGCGAGCTGAAGGTCGTCGGCGACGAGTTCTCCGAGGAGCGCATCGGCGTCGGCTACTCGATCGACCGCCCGGAGATGTGCCAGTGGATCGTCGACACCATCACCGACGCCTACGACAGCGGCGCCTACGAGGAGGCCTTCACCGCCACGCTCGGCCCCTCGGGCGTCGAGGTGCCGGAGCTCCCCGAGATGGACGCCTGCGCGTGA
- a CDS encoding VOC family protein, which yields MRLHHVQVACPPGGEDVARRFYADGLGMTEVDKPADLVARGGCWFRAYDRTGAVTAEVHVGVEDPFSPARKAHPALVVDDLDAIAERLRGVGAEVDESQRTTFPGHVRFHTFDGHGNRVEVLSPLSPGI from the coding sequence ATGCGGCTGCACCACGTCCAGGTCGCCTGCCCGCCCGGCGGCGAGGACGTCGCCCGCCGGTTCTACGCCGACGGCCTCGGGATGACCGAGGTGGACAAGCCCGCCGACCTCGTCGCCCGCGGCGGGTGCTGGTTCAGGGCGTACGACCGCACCGGCGCCGTCACGGCCGAGGTCCACGTCGGGGTCGAGGACCCGTTCTCCCCGGCGCGCAAGGCCCACCCCGCCCTCGTCGTCGACGACCTCGACGCGATCGCCGAGCGGCTGCGGGGCGTCGGCGCCGAGGTCGACGAGAGCCAGCGCACCACCTTTCCCGGCCACGTCAGGTTCCACACCTTCGACGGCCACGGCAACCGGGTCGAGGTCCTCTCGCCCCTCAGCCCCGGTATCTAG
- a CDS encoding trans-aconitate 2-methyltransferase, which yields MSHSWDPDRYLAYADERGRPFVDLLARVHAERPRVVVDLGCGPGNLTALLADRWAGAQVTGIDSSPEMIAAARSVDGIAWEVADLRDWAHPDPLALRAPVDVLVSNATLQWLTDHLALLPSLVDRVAPGGWFAFQVPGNFGEPSHTIRSDIAERAPYAEHVRDVAVPASHEPADYLRVLLDLGCEVDAWETTYLHVLAGPDPVFDWVSGTGARPTLQALPDDLRPLFEDEFRALLREAYPADASGRVVMPFRRIFVVARRPELDEVVA from the coding sequence ATGAGCCACAGCTGGGACCCCGACCGCTACCTCGCGTACGCCGACGAGCGCGGCCGGCCGTTCGTCGACCTGCTGGCGCGGGTGCACGCAGAGCGGCCGCGCGTCGTCGTCGACCTCGGCTGCGGGCCGGGCAACCTCACGGCGCTGCTCGCCGACCGGTGGGCCGGCGCGCAGGTGACCGGCATCGACAGCAGCCCCGAGATGATCGCCGCGGCGCGCTCGGTCGACGGCATCGCGTGGGAGGTCGCCGACCTGCGCGACTGGGCGCACCCCGACCCGCTCGCGCTGCGGGCACCGGTCGACGTGCTCGTCTCCAACGCCACGCTGCAGTGGCTGACCGACCACCTCGCGCTGCTGCCGTCGCTGGTCGACCGGGTCGCGCCGGGCGGCTGGTTCGCCTTCCAGGTCCCGGGCAACTTCGGCGAGCCGAGCCACACCATCCGCAGCGACATCGCCGAGCGCGCGCCCTACGCCGAGCACGTGCGCGACGTCGCGGTCCCGGCCAGCCACGAGCCCGCCGACTACCTCCGCGTCCTGCTCGACCTCGGCTGCGAGGTCGACGCCTGGGAGACGACGTACCTCCACGTCCTCGCCGGGCCCGACCCGGTCTTCGACTGGGTCTCCGGCACCGGCGCCCGCCCCACCCTCCAGGCGCTGCCCGACGACCTCCGTCCGCTCTTCGAGGACGAGTTCCGCGCGCTGCTGCGCGAGGCCTACCCCGCCGACGCGTCGGGCCGCGTGGTGATGCCGTTCCGCCGCATCTTCGTCGTCGCGCGCAGGCCCGAGCTGGACGAGGTGGTCGCGTGA
- a CDS encoding amino acid ABC transporter ATP-binding protein — translation MTAQETAPVSAGRGEPLVVLSGVQKHFGALHALKDIELTVKRGEVVVVIGPSGSGKSTLCRTINRLETIDEGTITLDGQALPQEGKALAGLRAEVGMVFQSFNLFAHKTILENVTLGPIKVRGVKKEQAEAKARELLERVGVGHQAEKYPAQLSGGQQQRVAIARALAMEPKVMLFDEPTSALDPEMIKEVLDVMVDLAQQGMTMVVVTHEMGFARTAADRVVFMADGAIVEENTPEEFFTNPTSDRAKDFLGKILKH, via the coding sequence ATGACCGCGCAGGAAACGGCCCCCGTCAGCGCCGGCCGGGGCGAGCCCCTCGTCGTGCTCAGCGGCGTGCAGAAGCACTTCGGAGCACTGCACGCCCTCAAGGACATCGAGCTCACCGTCAAGCGCGGCGAGGTGGTCGTCGTGATCGGCCCGTCCGGCTCCGGCAAGTCGACGCTGTGCCGCACCATCAACCGGCTCGAGACGATCGACGAGGGCACCATCACCCTCGACGGCCAGGCCCTCCCCCAGGAGGGCAAGGCGCTCGCCGGGCTGCGCGCCGAGGTCGGCATGGTCTTCCAGAGCTTCAACCTCTTCGCCCACAAGACGATCCTGGAGAACGTCACCCTCGGCCCGATCAAGGTCCGCGGCGTGAAGAAGGAGCAGGCCGAGGCCAAGGCCCGCGAGCTCCTCGAGCGCGTCGGCGTCGGCCACCAGGCCGAGAAGTACCCCGCCCAGCTCTCCGGCGGCCAGCAGCAGCGCGTGGCGATCGCCCGCGCCCTGGCCATGGAGCCCAAGGTGATGCTCTTCGACGAGCCGACCTCCGCGCTCGACCCGGAGATGATCAAGGAGGTCCTCGACGTCATGGTCGACCTCGCGCAGCAGGGCATGACCATGGTCGTCGTCACCCACGAGATGGGCTTCGCCCGCACCGCCGCCGACCGGGTCGTCTTCATGGCCGACGGCGCGATCGTCGAGGAGAACACCCCGGAGGAGTTCTTCACGAACCCGACCTCCGACCGCGCCAAGGACTTCCTCGGCAAGATCCTCAAGCACTGA
- a CDS encoding amino acid ABC transporter permease — translation MLDSPDLYVKAFGYTVFLFLVSGVLSVVLGTVLVAMRVGPVSVLSRAATAYVTVVRNTPLVMIFLFFQLGAPKVFQTLRFSWVDIHIGPYDFTAFFSAAVVALTLYTSCFVCESLRAGINAVPLGQAEAARAIGLPFGGVMTQVVLPQAFRASVPPLASTLIALLKNTSVAGVFGVIEAAAQMKSFTNDFASERTGIFIMFALGYVVLVEIVSAVAIYFERRWRIA, via the coding sequence GTGCTCGACAGCCCGGACCTCTACGTCAAGGCCTTCGGCTACACCGTCTTCCTGTTCCTCGTCTCCGGCGTCCTCTCCGTGGTCCTCGGCACCGTCCTCGTCGCGATGCGCGTCGGCCCCGTGTCGGTGCTGAGCCGGGCGGCGACGGCCTACGTGACGGTGGTGCGCAACACCCCGCTCGTGATGATCTTCCTGTTCTTCCAGCTCGGCGCGCCCAAGGTGTTCCAGACGCTGCGCTTCTCCTGGGTCGACATCCACATCGGCCCCTACGACTTCACCGCCTTCTTCAGCGCCGCGGTCGTCGCCCTGACGCTCTACACGTCCTGCTTCGTCTGCGAGTCGCTGCGCGCCGGCATCAACGCCGTGCCGCTCGGCCAGGCCGAGGCCGCGCGCGCCATCGGCCTGCCCTTCGGCGGCGTGATGACCCAGGTCGTGCTCCCGCAGGCGTTCCGCGCCTCGGTGCCGCCGCTGGCCAGCACGCTCATCGCGCTGCTCAAGAACACGTCCGTGGCCGGCGTCTTCGGCGTGATCGAGGCCGCGGCCCAGATGAAGTCGTTCACCAACGACTTCGCCAGCGAGCGCACGGGCATCTTCATCATGTTCGCGCTCGGCTACGTCGTCCTCGTCGAGATCGTCTCCGCGGTCGCGATCTACTTCGAGCGCCGGTGGAGGATCGCCTGA
- a CDS encoding DEAD/DEAH box helicase family protein, with the protein MLLLILGPPAVGKMTVGRAVADRSDFRLFHNHHSIEMLLDVFDYGTPPFRTLNTEIRSRVIEEAAAAGTDLVFTFVMGMDEQDEADHLERLAAPYADDVAVVELVADLDTRLVRNRTEHRLAEKKSKRDVEWSDGNVRQLEADYRMTSEPGRDAPGERLLARWPHLQLDNTDLPADETADRVLAWLATRQ; encoded by the coding sequence ATGCTGCTGCTGATCCTCGGGCCGCCCGCCGTGGGCAAGATGACCGTCGGGCGCGCGGTCGCCGACCGGTCGGACTTCCGGCTGTTCCACAACCACCACAGCATCGAGATGCTGCTCGACGTCTTCGACTACGGCACCCCGCCGTTCCGCACGCTCAACACCGAGATCCGCAGCCGGGTCATCGAGGAGGCCGCGGCCGCCGGCACCGACCTCGTCTTCACCTTCGTGATGGGGATGGACGAGCAGGACGAGGCCGACCACCTCGAGCGGCTGGCTGCGCCGTACGCCGACGACGTCGCGGTCGTCGAGCTGGTCGCCGACCTCGACACCCGGCTGGTCCGCAACCGCACCGAGCACCGGCTCGCCGAGAAGAAGTCGAAGCGCGACGTCGAGTGGTCGGACGGCAACGTCCGCCAGCTCGAGGCCGACTACCGGATGACGTCCGAGCCCGGCCGCGACGCCCCGGGAGAACGGTTGCTCGCCCGCTGGCCGCACCTCCAGCTGGACAACACCGACCTCCCGGCCGACGAGACGGCGGACCGGGTGCTCGCCTGGCTCGCTACCCGGCAGTAA
- a CDS encoding hotdog fold domain-containing protein — protein sequence MPAVLDLWKKTTALPLGARLFSLAFSQKAPYFASIRPRFTVVEPNRAELVITDRRRVHNHIGTVHAIALCNGLEAAMGALAESTIPRDRRWIPKGMEVAYTAKASSDITCVAETDPEQWTAELGEGYDLPVRVRGTRTDGTVVVEGEIRLWISAKRA from the coding sequence ATGCCTGCCGTCCTCGACCTCTGGAAGAAGACCACCGCGCTGCCCTTGGGCGCCCGGCTCTTCTCGCTCGCCTTCAGCCAGAAGGCGCCCTACTTCGCCAGCATCCGGCCGCGCTTCACCGTGGTCGAGCCGAACCGGGCCGAGCTGGTGATCACCGACCGCCGACGGGTCCACAACCACATCGGCACGGTGCACGCGATCGCGCTGTGCAACGGCCTCGAGGCGGCCATGGGCGCGCTCGCCGAGTCGACCATCCCGCGCGACCGCCGCTGGATCCCGAAGGGGATGGAGGTCGCCTACACCGCCAAGGCGAGCTCCGACATCACCTGCGTCGCCGAGACCGACCCCGAGCAGTGGACCGCCGAGCTCGGGGAGGGCTACGACCTGCCGGTGCGCGTCCGGGGCACGCGCACCGACGGCACGGTCGTCGTCGAGGGCGAGATCCGGCTCTGGATCTCGGCCAAGAGGGCCTAG